In Bactrocera oleae isolate idBacOlea1 chromosome 5, idBacOlea1, whole genome shotgun sequence, a genomic segment contains:
- the LOC106621563 gene encoding uncharacterized protein isoform X2: protein MALRTVFMALCPFLLCFDYVISTHVFNFIGGIGIPVEDLTYESVTSGYVLKAEYFLPETADEWRPTYLKPQSVNRRSFENDDYHNNTITHAQKTGKRQSASFHTNWQSKQQTAAAYRWLIYRAMEILMNRAGLAGRECMLRSICEHAAIPLHYDNGILGEILHIILTPSRSRDELGNPNDKDYGHAERIGRKGGNCAATYPACAYAPIEQITTVLELDD, encoded by the exons ATGGCATTGAGAACGGTTTTCATGGCACTCTGCCCATTTTTGCTGTGTTTTGATTATGTGATTTCAACGCATGTATTTAAC TTTATTGGCGGCATTGGTATACCCGTTGAAGATCTAACTTATGAATCGGTTACCTCTGGTTATGTACTAAAAGCAGAATATTTTCTACCCGAAACGGCGGACGAATGGCGCCCAACGTATTTGAAGCCACAATCTGTAAACAGACGTAGCTTTGAGAACGATGATTATCACAATAATACAATTACGCATGCGCAGAAGACCGGCAAGCGGCAAAGTGCCAGTTTCCACACTAATTGGCAGAGCAAACAGCAAACGGCTGCGGCCTATCGTTGGCTCATCTACAGAGCCATGGAAATCTTGATGAATAG AGCGGGTCTGGCGGGGCGTGAATGTATGCTGCGGAGCATTTGTGAGCATGCGGCAATACCGTTACATTACGATAATGGCATTTTGGGAGAGATATTGCACATTATTTTGAC TCCTTCACGCTCACGTGATGAGCTCGGCAACCCGAATGACAAAGATTATGGACACGCGGAACGTATTGGCCGAAAAGGCGGTAACTGTGCAGCCACCTATCCTGCGTGTGCCTACGCGCCAATCGAACAAATTACAACCGTTTTAGAGCTAGacgattaa
- the LOC106621562 gene encoding uncharacterized protein isoform X2 — protein sequence MRFEINELLLLAIAFARHCAGMMRPSDALSVMAGEGFTAYLDLPKTFGAIENCWFQFGAEEKIKLDMNAANAIITANAEEVLPFSSIVCGIRVNKVSYASADIWKLEVENAFGDYERGELKLSVLAMHKKHFNTSVQLAIGEGAISCSLSDTATKECKIIDHKKNQVWNSCNIYTTIKPNRTFDCYTKNWGSMTQSHEHIVVEAKNSSLYTTASVTDGDDSVVMRCQFKSELRGCQAESSGGKEELHLMEGLYNGRYSAHDTLYSKQRCALEIPKPLKEAELGLWRIYNTEVIPPTGCLFYIGKSKVQIMAEELNTVNDIKQVNAYDTDKNIELFTCEVPFIIYDCYLRDPNNTVYFPDPIRFERTRTYGQCHFSNMPVIAGSWICGARGHDYAKEVLQNFEVIVKPKVGEVLTESLKLRRGKAVELICQSAFEEPLTHCAFIDPLGRVHLVGTAHSVKTAGHVKYYGRGLLWGDCGAQIMETNSNDYGKWKCQFVTFADKRTSIFTLRLRESGRRLYKRKL from the exons atgcgttTTGAAATAAACGAGCTTTTATTGCTGGCGATCGCTTTTGCGCGTCACTGTGCGGGCATGATGCGACCGAGCGACGCGTTGTCGGTAATGGCTGGCGAGGGTTTCACAGCCTACTTGGATTTACCGAAGACCTTTGGTGCGATCGAGAATTGTTGGTTTCAATTTGGAG CTGAGGAGAAAATTAAGCTTGACATGAATGCCGCTAATGCCATCATAACGGCGAATGCTGAGGAAGTATTACCGTTCTCCAGTATTGTTTGTGGTATACGTGTTAATAAAGTGTCTTACGCTTCCGCGGATATTTGGAAACTGGAGGTTGAGAATGCGTTTGGGGATTATGAACGCGGCGAACTGAAACTCTCCGTACTCGCAATGCATAAGAAACACTTCAATACTAGCGTACAGTTGGCGATTGGAGAGGGCGCCATATCCTGTAGTTTGTCCGACACTGCGACAAAGGAATGCAAAATCATCGATCATAAGAAGAATCAGGTTTGGAATTCGTGCAATATTTATACAACCATAAAACCGAATCGAACATTCGATTGTTACACCAAAAATTGGGGCAGTATGACGCAGAGCCATGAACACATAGTTGTTGAGGCTAAAAATAGCAGCCTATATACCACGGCTAGTGTAACGGATGGTGACGACAGCGTTGTAATGCGCTGTCAGTTCAAAAGTGAGCTACGCGGCTGTCAGGCCGAATCGTCAGGTGGCAAGGAAGAGTTGCATCTTATGGAGGGGCTGTATAATGGACGTTACTCGGCTCATGATACATT ATATTCGAAGCAGCGATGTGCCTTGGAAATTCCCAAACCACTCAAGGAAGCTGAGTTGGGCCTATGGCGTATATATAATACCGAAGTAATCCCGCCAACAGGTTGTCTCTTCTACATTGGCAAGTCAAAAGTACAAATTATGGCTGAGGAGCTCAATACTGTGAATGATATAAAACAAGTCAACGCTTATGATACAGACAAAAACATCGAATTGTTTACCTGCGAAGTACCTTTCATTATATACGATTGTTATTTACGCGACCCGAATAATACAGTCTACTTTCCGGATCCCATACGATTTGAGCGCACGCGCACCTATGGGCAGTGTCATTTCAGCAATATGCCGGTAATAGCAGGCAGTTGGATTTGTGGTGCGCGCGGACATGACTATGCCAAAGAAGTGCTGCAGAATTTTGAG GTTATAGTTAAGCCAAAAGTCGGTGAGGTACTCACTGAATCGCTGAAATTGAGACGCGGCAAGGCGGTAGAGTTGATCTGTCAGAGCGCCTTTGAGGAGCCACTCACCCATTGCGCATTCATCGATCCATTGGGACGTGTACACTTAGTGGGCACAGCGCACAGCGTTAAAACCGCAGG TCACGTGAAATACTATGGACGCGGTTTACTTTGGGGTGATTGTGGCGCGCAGATTATGGAAACTAACAGCAATGATTATGGCAAATGGAAATGCCAATTTGTCACATTCGCCGACAAACGCACTTCGATTTTTACTTTGCGTCTACGTGAATCCGGTAGGCGGTTATACAAAAGAAAACTTTAA
- the dsh gene encoding segment polarity protein dishevelled: MDADKNSHETKVIYHIDDETTPYLVKIPIPSAQVTLKDFKMVLNKQNNNYKYFFKSMDADFGVVKEEIADDSTILPCFNGRVVSWLVSADGTNQSDNCSELPVSECEVRPNMRGAQQQKIGGGGGVVGGMMGVGMSSMGVGGGGGGGMGVGLANTGVITNPMMQHTLTYQSASVLSSDLDSTSLFGTESEITLDRDMTDYSSVQRLQVRKKPQRRKKRAPSMSRTSSYSSITDSTMSLNIITVSINMEAVNFLGISIVGQSNRGGDGGIYVGSIMKGGAVALDGRIEPGDMILQVNEVNFENMTNDEAVRVLREVVQKPGPIKLVVAKCWDPNPKGYFTIPRTEPVRPIDPGAWVAHTQALTAHDSIIPDIPEPIKERLDQNNLEEIVKAMTKPDSGLEIRDRMWLKITIPKAFIGADAVNWVLENVEDVQDRREARRIVSAMLRNNYIKHTVNKLTFSEQCYYVVNEDRNTHCRSNISHADTESITSDIGPLPNPPIYMPYSATYNPSHGYQPIQYGLTERHISSGSSSSDVLTSKDISASQSDITSVIHQTNQMTIAHGSNKSSGSSNRGNEQDASVFNYVL, translated from the coding sequence atggacGCAGATAAGAATAGTCATGAAACAAAAGTCATCTATCACATTGATGACGAGACTACCCCTTATTTGGTGAAAATTCCCATACCCTCGGCGCAGGTTACACTAAAGGACTTCAAAATGGTGctcaataaacaaaataacaactacaaatatttctttaaatctaTGGATGCGGATTTTGGTGTCGTAAAAGAGGAAATTGCTGATGATTCCACTATATTGCCTTGTTTCAATGGGCGAGTGGTTTCTTGGTTGGTTTCAGCTGACGGTACAAATCAGTCTGATAACTGCTCAGAGTTGCCAGTAAGCGAATGTGAGGTGCGTCCAAATATGCGTGGTGCTCAACAACAGAAAATCGGTGGCGGAGGAGGAGTTGTCGGTGGAATGATGGGTGTAGGCATGTCTTCTATGGGAGTTGGCGGTGGCGGAGGTGGAGGCATGGGTGTAGGTTTAGCGAATACTGGCGTTATAACAAATCCGATGATGCAACATACTCTTACATATCAATCTGCTTCAGTGCTCTCAAGTGATTTGGATTCGACCAGCCTGTTTGGCACTGAATCTGAAATAACACTTGATCGTGACATGACCGACTATAGCAGCGTTCAAAGGCTGCAGGTGCGTAAAAAACCACAAAGGCGTAAAAAACGTGCTCCAAGTATGTCACGCACATCCAGTTATTCATCGATAACTGACTCGACAATGTCGTTGAATATCATCACCGTATCCATAAACATGGAGGCGGTTAATTTCCTGGGCATTTCGATTGTGGGCCAATCAAATCGTGGCGGCGATGGCGGAATTTATGTAGGCAGCATAATGAAAGGCGGCGCTGTAGCGTTAGATGGTCGCATTGAACCAGGCGATATGATACTTCAAGTAAACGAAGTAAACTTTGAAAACATGACCAATGATGAGGCTGTGCGTGTGCTGCGTGAGGTTGTACAGAAGCCTGGTCCCATCAAATTGGTTGTAGCTAAATGCTGGGATCCAAATCCAAAAGGCTACTTTACCATACCCCGAACTGAGCCGGTTCGTCCAATCGATCCGGGCGCATGGGTGGCACATACTCAGGCATTGACTGCACATGATAGTATTATTCCCGATATACCAGAACCGATTAAAGAGCGATTGGATCAAAATAATTTAGAGGAAATTGTAAAAGCCATGACAAAACCTGATAGTGGTTTAGAAATCAGAGATCGAATGTGGCTGAAAATAACCATACCGAAGGCATTCATTGGTGCCGATGCCGTTAATTGGGTATTGGAAAATGTTGAAGATGTGCAGGATCGCCGCGAAGCACGTCGTATTGTGTCGGCAATGCTACGTAACAACTATATTAAACATACCGTTAACAAGCTGACATTCTCTGAGCAGTGCTATTATGTAGTTAATGAAGATCGTAATACACATTGCCGTTCAAATATCAGTCATGCCGATACGGAAAGTATTACAAGCGACATTGGACCACTGCCGAATCCTCCAATCTATATGCCATACTCAGCCACCTATAATCCCAGTCACGGTTATCAGCCCATACAATATGGATTAACAGAGCGACACATCTCTTCCGGTTCGAGTAGTTCGGATGTGTTGACGAGCAAGGATATATCAGCATCGCAAAGCGACATTACATCGGTTATACACCAGACCAACCAAATGACCATCGCACATGGCTCAAATAAATCTTCCGGTTCGTCGAATCGTGGCAACGAACAGGATGCGTCGGTTTTTAATTACGTACTGTAG
- the LOC106621563 gene encoding uncharacterized protein isoform X1, with product MALRTVFMALCPFLLCFDYVISTHVFNVRKHRQARTLIYPPTAPTRLQFIGGIGIPVEDLTYESVTSGYVLKAEYFLPETADEWRPTYLKPQSVNRRSFENDDYHNNTITHAQKTGKRQSASFHTNWQSKQQTAAAYRWLIYRAMEILMNRAGLAGRECMLRSICEHAAIPLHYDNGILGEILHIILTPSRSRDELGNPNDKDYGHAERIGRKGGNCAATYPACAYAPIEQITTVLELDD from the exons ATGGCATTGAGAACGGTTTTCATGGCACTCTGCCCATTTTTGCTGTGTTTTGATTATGTGATTTCAACGCATGTATTTAACGTAAGAAAACATAGACAGGCTAGGACACTGATATATCCCCCCACAGCGCCAACTCGTCTACAA TTTATTGGCGGCATTGGTATACCCGTTGAAGATCTAACTTATGAATCGGTTACCTCTGGTTATGTACTAAAAGCAGAATATTTTCTACCCGAAACGGCGGACGAATGGCGCCCAACGTATTTGAAGCCACAATCTGTAAACAGACGTAGCTTTGAGAACGATGATTATCACAATAATACAATTACGCATGCGCAGAAGACCGGCAAGCGGCAAAGTGCCAGTTTCCACACTAATTGGCAGAGCAAACAGCAAACGGCTGCGGCCTATCGTTGGCTCATCTACAGAGCCATGGAAATCTTGATGAATAG AGCGGGTCTGGCGGGGCGTGAATGTATGCTGCGGAGCATTTGTGAGCATGCGGCAATACCGTTACATTACGATAATGGCATTTTGGGAGAGATATTGCACATTATTTTGAC TCCTTCACGCTCACGTGATGAGCTCGGCAACCCGAATGACAAAGATTATGGACACGCGGAACGTATTGGCCGAAAAGGCGGTAACTGTGCAGCCACCTATCCTGCGTGTGCCTACGCGCCAATCGAACAAATTACAACCGTTTTAGAGCTAGacgattaa
- the LOC106621562 gene encoding uncharacterized protein isoform X1 yields the protein MRFEINELLLLAIAFARHCAGMMRPSDALSVMAGEGFTAYLDLPKTFGAIENCWFQFGAEEKIKLDMNAANAIITANAEEVLPFSSIVCGIRVNKVSYASADIWKLEVENAFGDYERGELKLSVLAMHKKHFNTSVQLAIGEGAISCSLSDTATKECKIIDHKKNQVWNSCNIYTTIKPNRTFDCYTKNWGSMTQSHEHIVVEAKNSSLYTTASVTDGDDSVVMRCQFKSELRGCQAESSGGKEELHLMEGLYNGRYSAHDTLYSKQRCALEIPKPLKEAELGLWRIYNTEVIPPTGCLFYIGKSKVQIMAEELNTVNDIKQVNAYDTDKNIELFTCEVPFIIYDCYLRDPNNTVYFPDPIRFERTRTYGQCHFSNMPVIAGSWICGARGHDYAKEVLQNFEVIVKPKVGEVLTESLKLRRGKAVELICQSAFEEPLTHCAFIDPLGRVHLVGTAHSVKTAGHVKYYGRGLLWGDCGAQIMETNSNDYGKWKCQFVTFADKRTSIFTLRLRESVIFGSTIGLGVGITIILVLLFGLLLATVVYRRRNRTAQHNFTSSDPLGANSSNSVVMTTLGTFERPNIERL from the exons atgcgttTTGAAATAAACGAGCTTTTATTGCTGGCGATCGCTTTTGCGCGTCACTGTGCGGGCATGATGCGACCGAGCGACGCGTTGTCGGTAATGGCTGGCGAGGGTTTCACAGCCTACTTGGATTTACCGAAGACCTTTGGTGCGATCGAGAATTGTTGGTTTCAATTTGGAG CTGAGGAGAAAATTAAGCTTGACATGAATGCCGCTAATGCCATCATAACGGCGAATGCTGAGGAAGTATTACCGTTCTCCAGTATTGTTTGTGGTATACGTGTTAATAAAGTGTCTTACGCTTCCGCGGATATTTGGAAACTGGAGGTTGAGAATGCGTTTGGGGATTATGAACGCGGCGAACTGAAACTCTCCGTACTCGCAATGCATAAGAAACACTTCAATACTAGCGTACAGTTGGCGATTGGAGAGGGCGCCATATCCTGTAGTTTGTCCGACACTGCGACAAAGGAATGCAAAATCATCGATCATAAGAAGAATCAGGTTTGGAATTCGTGCAATATTTATACAACCATAAAACCGAATCGAACATTCGATTGTTACACCAAAAATTGGGGCAGTATGACGCAGAGCCATGAACACATAGTTGTTGAGGCTAAAAATAGCAGCCTATATACCACGGCTAGTGTAACGGATGGTGACGACAGCGTTGTAATGCGCTGTCAGTTCAAAAGTGAGCTACGCGGCTGTCAGGCCGAATCGTCAGGTGGCAAGGAAGAGTTGCATCTTATGGAGGGGCTGTATAATGGACGTTACTCGGCTCATGATACATT ATATTCGAAGCAGCGATGTGCCTTGGAAATTCCCAAACCACTCAAGGAAGCTGAGTTGGGCCTATGGCGTATATATAATACCGAAGTAATCCCGCCAACAGGTTGTCTCTTCTACATTGGCAAGTCAAAAGTACAAATTATGGCTGAGGAGCTCAATACTGTGAATGATATAAAACAAGTCAACGCTTATGATACAGACAAAAACATCGAATTGTTTACCTGCGAAGTACCTTTCATTATATACGATTGTTATTTACGCGACCCGAATAATACAGTCTACTTTCCGGATCCCATACGATTTGAGCGCACGCGCACCTATGGGCAGTGTCATTTCAGCAATATGCCGGTAATAGCAGGCAGTTGGATTTGTGGTGCGCGCGGACATGACTATGCCAAAGAAGTGCTGCAGAATTTTGAG GTTATAGTTAAGCCAAAAGTCGGTGAGGTACTCACTGAATCGCTGAAATTGAGACGCGGCAAGGCGGTAGAGTTGATCTGTCAGAGCGCCTTTGAGGAGCCACTCACCCATTGCGCATTCATCGATCCATTGGGACGTGTACACTTAGTGGGCACAGCGCACAGCGTTAAAACCGCAGG TCACGTGAAATACTATGGACGCGGTTTACTTTGGGGTGATTGTGGCGCGCAGATTATGGAAACTAACAGCAATGATTATGGCAAATGGAAATGCCAATTTGTCACATTCGCCGACAAACGCACTTCGATTTTTACTTTGCGTCTACGTGAATCCG TCATTTTTGGTTCAACTATCGGTCTCGGCGTTGGCATCACAATCATACTTGTACTTTTGTTCGGTTTATTACTTGCAACTGTCGTTTACCGTCGTCGAAATCGCACAGCACAGCATAATTTCACTTCATCCGATCCTCTCGGTGCGAATTCGAGCAACTCTGTGGTAATGACTACGTTGGGAACCTTTGAACGGCCGAATATTGAGAGGTTATAA